The following are from one region of the Pseudazoarcus pumilus genome:
- the mnmE gene encoding tRNA uridine-5-carboxymethylaminomethyl(34) synthesis GTPase MnmE codes for MDGVAPGNDTIAAIATAPGRGGIGVVRVSGPSLLPFARALSGREPRPRHATLVRFLDRAGAPVDEGLLIHFPAPASFTGEDVLELQGHGGPVVMRLLLERCFELGARPAAPGEFSQRAFLNGRMDLAQAEAVADLIDASTAEAARSAVRSLGGEFSQRIEGLRDELIDLRMLVEATLDFPEEENDFLQQARAFERLDAIESRLDGVLRAAGQGALLREGIRVVLAGLPNVGKSSLLNRLSGEERAIVTDIAGTTRDVLRETIQIEGVPLHLVDTAGLRATENPVERIGVERSWAEIAKADVVVHLVDARAGWSPADDEIDARLPSDLPRLRVFNKVDLVDEAALDRRHDLLMSAVRGDGIDELRRKLLKIVGWFPGQEDVFIARERHLLALRETAGYLATARDHAHSLDLFAEELRLAHDALGKITGAFTPDDLLGVIFSRFCIGK; via the coding sequence GCACCCGGGAACGACACCATCGCCGCCATCGCCACCGCCCCCGGTCGCGGCGGTATCGGTGTGGTGCGCGTCTCGGGCCCGTCGCTGCTGCCCTTCGCACGGGCGCTGAGCGGTCGCGAGCCGCGCCCCCGCCATGCGACGCTGGTGCGTTTCCTCGATCGAGCGGGAGCGCCTGTCGACGAAGGCCTGTTGATCCATTTTCCGGCGCCTGCTTCGTTCACCGGTGAGGATGTGCTCGAACTGCAGGGGCATGGCGGTCCCGTCGTGATGCGCTTGCTTCTGGAGCGCTGCTTCGAGCTTGGTGCGCGTCCGGCGGCGCCCGGCGAGTTCTCGCAACGGGCCTTTCTCAACGGCCGCATGGATCTCGCCCAGGCCGAGGCGGTCGCGGATCTCATCGATGCCTCCACGGCCGAGGCGGCGCGCTCTGCCGTGCGTTCTCTCGGCGGCGAGTTCTCGCAGCGGATCGAAGGCCTGCGAGACGAACTGATCGATCTGCGCATGCTGGTCGAGGCCACACTGGATTTCCCCGAAGAAGAGAACGACTTTCTGCAGCAGGCGCGCGCCTTCGAGCGACTCGATGCGATCGAGTCGCGACTCGATGGCGTGCTCCGCGCGGCCGGACAGGGCGCCTTGCTGCGCGAAGGCATACGTGTGGTTCTGGCGGGTCTTCCCAACGTGGGCAAGTCCAGCCTGCTCAACCGCCTCTCGGGCGAGGAGCGTGCGATCGTCACCGACATTGCCGGCACGACTCGCGATGTATTGCGCGAGACCATCCAGATCGAGGGAGTCCCGCTACATCTCGTCGATACGGCGGGACTGCGCGCCACCGAGAACCCGGTCGAGCGCATCGGCGTGGAGCGCAGTTGGGCGGAGATCGCCAAGGCCGACGTGGTGGTCCATCTCGTTGATGCGAGGGCAGGCTGGTCGCCAGCCGACGACGAGATCGATGCCAGACTTCCGTCGGACCTTCCGCGGCTGCGTGTGTTCAACAAGGTCGACCTTGTGGACGAGGCGGCGCTCGATAGGCGTCATGATCTGCTGATGAGTGCAGTCCGGGGTGATGGTATCGACGAGCTGCGCAGAAAGCTGCTGAAGATTGTCGGCTGGTTCCCGGGGCAAGAGGATGTGTTCATCGCCCGCGAACGTCATTTGCTGGCGCTCCGCGAAACCGCCGGATATCTCGCAACGGCACGTGATCACGCGCACTCGCTGGATCTTTTCGCCGAGGAGTTGCGGCTTGCACACGATGCGCTGGGGAAGATCACCGGTGCGTTCACGCCGGACGATCTGCTGGGTGTGATCTTCTCCCGTTTTTGCATCGGCAAGTGA
- a CDS encoding sulfite exporter TauE/SafE family protein, protein MDADVLILTLGFAALFAGFVDAVVGGGGLVQIPALFSAFPTQSPAVLLATNKVSSIVGTASAAVQYARRVRIPWAIALPGAVVALAASWLGAKAVVLLPPELMRPFVLLLLVLVVAHTFIRKDLGTGKSQQKHGRRELIVTMAIAASVGFYDGLFGPGTGSFLIFLFVRFLALDFIHAAATAKIVNVATNLGAIAYFSTSVEVLWVLGATMALCNLCGAIIGSRIALARGSGFVRLVFLGVVMALIVKMSYDMLVAGCAGFT, encoded by the coding sequence ATGGACGCTGATGTTCTGATCCTGACCCTTGGTTTCGCGGCGTTGTTCGCGGGGTTCGTCGACGCCGTCGTTGGCGGGGGTGGGCTGGTGCAGATCCCGGCACTGTTTTCTGCGTTTCCCACTCAGTCGCCCGCCGTGCTGCTCGCGACGAACAAGGTCTCCAGCATCGTAGGTACGGCATCGGCTGCCGTCCAGTATGCACGACGGGTGCGTATCCCCTGGGCCATCGCCTTGCCGGGGGCGGTCGTTGCCCTCGCCGCGTCATGGCTCGGTGCGAAGGCGGTGGTCCTGCTCCCGCCGGAGTTGATGCGTCCGTTCGTGCTGCTACTGCTGGTGCTGGTCGTGGCACATACATTCATCCGCAAGGATCTCGGCACCGGGAAGTCCCAGCAAAAGCATGGTCGGCGCGAGCTGATCGTGACGATGGCGATCGCGGCATCGGTGGGCTTCTATGATGGCTTGTTCGGACCGGGTACGGGAAGTTTCCTGATTTTTCTGTTCGTGCGCTTCCTGGCGCTGGATTTCATTCATGCTGCCGCAACCGCCAAGATCGTCAACGTCGCGACCAACCTGGGCGCGATCGCCTACTTCTCGACCTCGGTGGAAGTGTTGTGGGTGCTTGGCGCGACGATGGCGCTATGCAATCTGTGCGGGGCAATCATCGGTTCGCGCATTGCCCTGGCCCGTGGTTCGGGTTTCGTGCGTTTGGTCTTTCTGGGAGTGGTCATGGCCCTGATTGTGAAGATGTCCTACGACATGCTCGTAGCCGGTTGTGCGGGTTTCAC